In one candidate division TA06 bacterium B3_TA06 genomic region, the following are encoded:
- a CDS encoding sodium-translocating pyrophosphatase encodes MQLLFLTAPVGAIIALGFACILVVGILRRKEGTPAMKAIAQAVREGAAAYIKRQYGVVAIFFGIIFAVLCVLAFVFDLLPKPVPFAFLTGGFFSALAGFIGLKVATASSARTTHAARESLNSGLRVAFSSGMVMGLVVVGLALLDLSIWYIVLNQIYKAKPVVERLPIITSTMLNFGMGASFYALFARVGGGIFTKAADVGADLVGKVEVGIPEDDPRNPAVIADNVGDNVGDVAGMGADLYESYYASLIATMALAAAAAAALPAWFKADMSLKMVLLPVLIAAVGLGSSIIGFFLIRSGERAEQSALLWALRRGTWGAAFIAAVGAFFVVRFVLGVEGIGIYFSVLTGLVAGVLLGVLSEYFTSVNYRPTRGISRAAETGPATVIIEGLSVGMISAAPSVLVVAAAVLGAFFFAGGAASFNHGLYGVGIAAVGMLSTLGITLATDAYGPVADNAGGNAQMAGLKAIVRKRTDALDALGNTTAATGKGFAIGSAALTALALVVAYRDEIILRGTSLDLSLTNPRLLVGIFLGAMLVFLIAALIMRAIGGTAQSVVKNVRHQFATIKGLMEGTAKPNYAETVRICTVSAQKKMILPALSAILAPVVVGIIIGLEGAVGLLVGAIATGFAMAIFMANAGGAWDNAKKFIEAGHYGGKGSEAHKAGVVGDTVGDPFKDAAGPALNILIKLMSMVSIVFLGLVIAIKLF; translated from the coding sequence ATGCAGCTTTTGTTCCTGACCGCACCTGTGGGAGCAATTATAGCCCTGGGTTTTGCCTGTATACTGGTAGTTGGTATCCTGAGGCGCAAGGAAGGAACCCCTGCGATGAAGGCTATCGCCCAGGCGGTACGTGAGGGTGCGGCGGCTTACATCAAACGTCAGTACGGTGTCGTAGCGATCTTCTTCGGGATTATATTTGCGGTTTTGTGCGTTCTGGCGTTCGTCTTCGATCTTCTCCCCAAACCTGTGCCTTTCGCGTTTCTGACAGGTGGTTTCTTCTCGGCACTTGCAGGATTCATCGGTCTCAAGGTGGCTACCGCCTCCTCGGCGCGGACGACCCACGCCGCTCGCGAAAGCCTCAACTCCGGCTTGCGCGTTGCGTTCAGCTCCGGGATGGTGATGGGGCTTGTGGTGGTTGGATTGGCTCTGTTGGATCTTTCCATCTGGTATATCGTGCTTAACCAGATCTATAAGGCGAAGCCTGTGGTCGAGCGGCTGCCCATAATTACTTCTACGATGCTTAACTTCGGGATGGGTGCAAGCTTTTATGCATTGTTTGCCAGGGTGGGAGGTGGAATATTCACCAAGGCTGCTGACGTGGGGGCAGACCTTGTCGGCAAGGTCGAGGTAGGCATCCCTGAGGACGATCCCCGCAACCCTGCGGTGATCGCCGATAACGTGGGTGATAACGTGGGTGACGTGGCCGGAATGGGTGCTGATCTTTACGAATCCTACTACGCCTCTCTTATTGCCACCATGGCGCTTGCCGCGGCCGCTGCGGCAGCCCTGCCTGCCTGGTTCAAAGCGGATATGAGTCTGAAGATGGTACTTTTGCCAGTACTTATTGCAGCTGTAGGGTTAGGGTCTTCAATTATTGGGTTTTTTCTTATTCGTAGCGGTGAACGCGCTGAGCAGAGCGCGCTTTTGTGGGCGTTGCGCAGGGGAACTTGGGGGGCTGCCTTTATTGCTGCGGTGGGAGCGTTCTTTGTCGTGCGTTTTGTTCTTGGTGTAGAGGGCATAGGTATTTATTTCTCCGTGCTCACCGGACTGGTTGCCGGTGTGTTGTTAGGGGTCCTCAGCGAGTACTTCACCTCCGTTAACTATCGGCCAACGCGGGGCATCTCACGTGCAGCTGAGACCGGCCCGGCCACGGTGATAATCGAGGGGCTTTCGGTAGGTATGATCTCTGCCGCACCATCCGTGCTGGTGGTGGCAGCAGCGGTTCTTGGTGCCTTCTTCTTCGCTGGCGGAGCGGCGAGTTTCAATCATGGTCTTTACGGCGTGGGTATCGCTGCAGTAGGGATGCTCTCCACCCTGGGTATCACCCTTGCCACCGATGCCTACGGACCGGTGGCCGATAACGCGGGTGGAAACGCCCAGATGGCAGGACTCAAGGCCATAGTCCGTAAACGCACCGATGCGCTTGATGCGCTCGGCAACACCACCGCGGCTACCGGTAAGGGGTTCGCGATCGGCTCGGCCGCGCTCACCGCGTTGGCGCTGGTGGTGGCATACCGTGACGAGATTATCCTGCGCGGCACCAGTCTGGATCTTTCCCTTACCAACCCGCGTCTTTTGGTTGGCATCTTCCTCGGTGCCATGCTTGTATTCCTTATCGCGGCACTAATCATGCGTGCCATAGGGGGTACGGCGCAGTCGGTAGTAAAGAACGTGCGCCATCAGTTCGCCACCATCAAGGGGCTTATGGAGGGCACGGCCAAGCCGAACTACGCAGAGACTGTGCGTATCTGCACCGTTTCCGCTCAGAAGAAGATGATCCTGCCTGCGCTCTCCGCGATCCTCGCACCCGTTGTAGTGGGAATAATCATCGGACTTGAAGGTGCTGTGGGTCTCCTGGTGGGAGCCATTGCCACCGGTTTTGCTATGGCGATCTTCATGGCCAACGCAGGCGGGGCATGGGACAACGCGAAGAAGTTCATTGAGGCAGGGCACTACGGGGGCAAGGGCTCGGAGGCCCACAAGGCCGGAGTGGTCGGAGATACCGTGGGCGATCCCTTTAAGGACGCGGCAGGCCCGGCCTTGAACATCCTCATAAAGCTCATGTCCATGGTCTCCATCGTTTTCCTCGGTTTGGTTATCGCTATCAAGCTGTTTTGA